The Solanum pennellii chromosome 4, SPENNV200 genomic interval AATTTGAATGCAGAAAACGTGAACTGCAAATGATATAACTATCATTTAATGAAACTTCTTAAACATTTTTAAGACTCTAACCAAACCTGGAACAGGAGACTGTTAAACCATCACAAAACGAAAGTTTCATGTACTAACATACTTGTGTAcacttaaaaaattttaaaccaGCATTTGCATAATAAGGATGCTCTTTACTAAGTCAATCGCATCTGAGCAAGGTTAATGGTTCAAACATAAACCATTGATTGCATGACGCAGACATACCTCAtagaacaaagaaaagaaagaagtgtTTGAAGTAGAACCAAGAAACAAATTTTGTCGAATAAAATTAAGCTTAATggtctttttctcttttaataaaataagctTAGTGATATTTATTGTCCTATTGGCCAAGAGAGCTGTTCCTAATTAGGCCTTGATGCTTTCAACTTACTTactttcatcttcttctgtgATTTGCTTCTTGGGACCTCTAGCAACATGTTTTCCCCCCTAGGACCACATTTGGTCATAGCATTTGTAAGCTATTTATCGAtctatagaagaaaaaaaacacgaGGAGAATTTCGGTACTATATGGAGAGAGGGCCACAACTGCATTAGGATGTCGAGATAACCACTCTTAACAAACtgaactatttatatatttaacatatttcCTACATCTCCCATATTGAATTCATCCTTCTCAACTTGTGTTTTTTTCAAGAATGATAAAATTGTATCCCCAACAAACAAGTTCCATAGGATTATCAATGATAATTTCCCCACctttcttcttttaattttcttcttgtaaTACTaatagaaacataaacaacaccATAAGCAACTGACAGATATATGTCTAGAAGTTATCTAATATAAGAGGTTTATCGAACCTCATACTTCAAGAATCCTTCGAGAACATCCAAAAGCAATGGGCCACTATCCCCATTCCTGTTAAGATCGTATCCATTTTTGCTGCTAAATTCTTTTAGCTCTGATTTCCAAGAATCCTTTTGCTGCAAACAAGAAATCTCTtgtaaattgaaataataacTGACAATTTATGCAAAATGGTCTCAATTCATTAAGGAAAGCTGTACAATATTACCAAATTACACTCTGGTAAATAAACTTTGAGTGAGTGGTTTAATTGAGCCCAGTCAAAATATTCACATATCAGTGCAGTTAGCAGCCTTCCTGCATTCAGCaagggagaaaaataaaaaaaaaagttagaaggAATCAATGTGGGAGgatatatgaaatattaactCTTCTTAAACTAGTAAAACACCTACCTTTATGCATTGATTATAAAATTACAGGGCCATCGTAAGAGGCATTTTACCATAAAAGTAATATTTGGTGTTCAATGTGTAAACATCAGTGTACTTTGTAAGAATCCTTAAGCAACTATAAGTGTTATTCACTTTAAGGTAATTATGCAAGGAAAACAGAAAGCACATGTGCATAATCTACAACACTtcaataatcaaataaaataaaaataagcatGACCGTAAAGCATAATGGGTAAAAacccaaaataattaaaacatataactGAGAACCTGAAGGGGAATTATGGAGTTGCTTCGCACGCTCATTGCAGCTACCCAATAATGCAGGAGGCAAGCCTTCGTCCTTTTCAATGGTCCTATCCTCCTCTTCTATCGCCTCAAAAACGCTTGCTCTAAGCTCAGCCTAAGAAATGTAGCCATGCAAAATGTGTAAATATCTTGTGGCGACCAGACTCCAGAGTTCCAATTATATCAACAAAGGAGAATCCTGAAGAAGGAACTGCATGTAACAGAAAATCTTGTTTTGATAAACAAGATCATCAGGTTTCTTTTACcaataaataatttcttaatcAAAAAGCTACCAAAAAAATCACTATGATTACAAATCCAACATAAAATAGCAAACATTTGCTTTCAGCTTTTATCTAATTGCAATTCCTCTGTCAAGGTAGTAACAAGAACTCTCATGAGTGGAAACAAGTCAAAACTGTTTTATGGGCCAAgtttatcagacataaattgaCAACACTGGCTTCAGTTTAATATTTCTATAATCTGCTAATATGACTGTTTACAAATTCTACTTCAAATCAAGTAATTTCGCGATGTACTTTTTCTGTGACAATCACAATTTAGATTGTTAACCTCTTTTGATTATTGCTTTTGTATCATTCAACTACCAGTCAAACTGACAAAATTTCTTTACCATTTATTTGTAGTTAAATTAGCATTAGAAAAGCAAGCTACATACAAGTACTATATGGCTATCTAATTAATAGAGTAACACATTGATACGTTTATTTCTCTCAGTTCCCTGGAAGCCTATACAGCTTCTTGGTGCTTCACACAATCTTATCTTATGGTTTTTGCTGATAGAATCCTCGATAGGATTCCCAAATTTTATCATTCATTGGTATTTTCTTTTGATGCTCTCTATATATCTTGATTTTTTACAATTCACCACCATAAGTTTCTCATTTCATGGCCCaaaatgtttcaaaattttaaccCCCAAAGTCACCCTCAAATCtttgttttcatattaattttcaaAGCTTGGGACAATTCTAAGTTCCCAACTTTTCTCTACTAttcctattatttttcttggattaGATAGGAGGCTCATAATGTGGGCACCGCAAAGGGGAATGCATGATGGGGATAAATCTTATACTTCCAGGATACAAGGTAGCAATTCAACCGGTAGGTTACAATTTAATCCTCCTTATTCTGTATATGACAATCTTTTCTCTAAGGAGTCATTTAGTTTAGAAAACTCAGGGATTTTTCTGTAGGGATTACTAATTCAGAGATTGTAACATGAGGACTATTCATTGTTGGATGCTCAGTTTGGTTCTATTACAAATTagtgttgtttttttttgtgtgtatatatgtgtgtgtgtgtatgtatgtatgtatatatatatacacacatacatacacacatacatacatacatacaNNNNNNNNNNNNNNNNNNNNNNNNNNNNNNNNNNNNNNNNNNNNNNNNNNNNNNNNNNNNNNNNNNNNNNNNNNNNNNNNNNNNNNNNNNNNNNNNNNNNNNNNNNNNNNNNNNNNNNNNNNNNNNNNNNNNNNNNNNNNNNNNNNNNNNNNNNNNNNNNNNNNNNNNNNNNNNNNNNNNNNNNNNNNNNNNNNNNNNNNNNNNNNNNNNNNNNNNNNNNNNNNNNNNNNNNNNNNNNNNNNNNNNNNNNNNNNNNNNNNNNNNNNNNNNNNNNNNNNNNNNNNNNNNNNNNNNNNNNNNNNNNNNNNNNNNNNNNNNNNNNNNNNNNNNNNNNNNNNNNNNNNNNNNNNNNNNNNNNNNNNNNNNNNNNNNNNNNNNNNNNNNNNNNNNNNNNNTAACTGTGGTGGTATCCGGGCCAGCTtgcacaatttttatttttaaaaattggtaACATTGTATTCTTCAGCATATTAAGGATATGTTGGGGACCTTTAGAAAAtcagaaaagaacaaaaagcaTAATACTTACAAGGATCCTATGAATTATGAGggcaaaatattacaaattagtTTTTAgtgtataattaaaaatatttgttcacttttTAGCACAAAAAAAAGTTTGTTGACTATTATGAGGCCAAGctttgtttttttaatgtttaaattCAAGTAgtattttaataaaagtatCTACCCCACATAAGACAAAACACAAATTTCCACATTAACTTATGTAGGTACTAtgtaagaataaaataaaaaaacattatatcaACTATGCTGGATTTTATACCAATACATTTCTACTAGATGCGGATTTTTATACATTGATTAACTATATTAGAAGACAACTAAACGGCAcctaaaggtttttttttttttgtttttgagaaTGACAATTTTTTCTCCTATTTATCCACATGTATACTACATCAAAGTAGCTCCCCACCAAAAGTATTACAAACTAGACTGACTCCATCTGTGCTTTTTGTCACAAATAGTCTATAACATTAAACTTTCTGTTTAAAGATTGAACCCTTCAGAGTCATTAACTCACACTTTTTCAAGCAAAGGTCAATTTAATTGAGCCCAATAGAATATTATTCTTCTGTGCCAACTGTGGGCTTAAGATCCCTAAGTGACTCATTGTCTTCTGACCATCCCCAAATAGTAAAGGTTCGTGATCTTAAACCTTAACTACGTTAATTGTGAGGCTAATGATGTGATTAAGGCATTCTAAAGGTATTAATGACATTGACAAAGGTGGTATCCGTGggacatgaatatgaatgttgaAAGTGGGTAGATGTTTGGCGCGTGCATGAGGCCAAGACAGCTGCAGAAGTTTGGAATAAGTTGGCATGCTGTCAAAAAGGCCATAGGATGGAGGCCAAGACAACAACAGAAGTTTGGGCATATATGGAAGACAAAATTACCTACCAAAGTGATCTCTTCAGCTGGACTGCACTGCACAACTCATGCCTCACATAGGATAATCTATCCGAAAAAAGAAATTCCTGCTTGCTAACCGATGCTATTTCTTCCACAAGCACAAAGAAAGTGTCAAGCACTTGCTACTTCACTGCCCAGCTGCCCCAGACCTCTGAAATATGTTTTGTTGCTTTTTTGGTCTTTCCTGGGCCATGCCTGTTAGGGATGCTCTTCAAAGTTGGAGTTCACAGGAAGATGACAAAGCAATTAAGAATATGTCAATGATCATCCCTAGTGCTATCTTTTGGTGTTTATGGACAGAGAGGAACAAAAGATGTTTTCATGGAATTTCAACTTCTACAAATCTTTTGCCAGGCAGATGTCTAGTTAGCCTTTTTAGTTGGTCCAAATTGACCCCTGTAAATAATTTAGAACTCTTCTAAATTCTGTTAGCTCTATAGTTTAGAAAGAGGCTACAAACCCTTTTTTGTGAGCTTACCTGATCTATCCTTGTAAAGcttgcatcttcttgatgccttTAAATGAATCTACTTACACTTCatcagaaaaaaagaaaaactacaGAAATTTGGTGTGAGGTTAGTGTGTTGTTGGAGAGGCCACGTCAGCATTGTCAAAGGCTGACTTAAGCCCTGAAGCAGGCTCTAAATGTGTTGAGCACTTCACATTGCTTAATGTGCGATTTAGTGTCGTCATCAAGGTTCTAAGGCATATTTTTCCTTGCCAATGAGTCTATTTTGAAGAGGAGCACTCAACAATTGATATTTTacattattgtaatttttttttcggTTTCTTTGTTCATATATTTGTCGTTCATGCTTAGAGTTATTAGTTTTGGGCAGATATATATACTTGTAATGTTTTCTCCCTTTGCgcattttttcattaaagcccaCGCTTTATTTGTGCTTAGAGCTAAAAGCCCTAATGAACCTTAGAGTGTTTTTTTGCGATTTTTACCCATGCTAGCTGCAAAACTATTAAGAAGTTCCCAAAACATAGATTTTGATCCTCAGACAAGCGGTGGGACCTAGGGCACAACTTCAACAGTATTTTCTTGTCATTCTACTTCCTCCAACCACCAATATAagatttttatgatatatttatgttaGATAACACTGCATACCATgaattttaacatcaaaatcttttgattttggTTAGTCAAGAGAACCCATCAAGAACCCAAAAGGCTAGAGCTTTCAGCTAATGGAAGGGCTTTACAAGATGCTAAAAAAGCCCAACAATTGAACTGGACGCAGGGATCAGTGTTTGTTCAATCACTTGTAATCCAGTCGTAGTCTCGCACCTATTGTATGCTGATGATACTTTGATTTTTTGTGAGGCAGAGAGATCTCAAACTCTATACCTAAATCTCACTCTCCTCCTTTCTGAAGCCCTAAATGGTTTGCATATCAACAAGCAGAGCATTGTGTGCGCAGTGAATGCTGGTTCACAATATTGATGAGTTGGCTGGAATCCTGGTGCAACATTGGGACACTGCCTTGTTCTTATTTGGTTCTTCCTTCGGGAGCCAAATCCAGAAGTTGTGACATTTAGAATGTAGTAGTGAAGAAATTTGACAAAAGACTTGCTTCATGGCAGCTGCAATATTTATCAATTGGGGGTAGACTCACTCTCATTAACAATGTGCTCGAAAGCATACCGACCTATTTCATGTCATTATTCCTTATCCCCCAGAGTGTGCTTGATATACTGACAGAATTAGGAGAGACTTCATGTGGAAAGGTAATAGAAGCTCACACAAATTTCATCCTATTGCATGGGACAAGGTTATACTGCATAAATCCAAAGGAGGACCGGGGATCAGAAACCTACCCTTGCATAACGAAGCTTTGCTCATGAAGTGACTCTAGAGATACGGAACAAGGGAACACAGTTTATGGAAGGATGTAATAAAGACTAAACATGAAGCAAAATATTATTGGAGCATAAATCAACCAATGCTCCTCGCGGAATTGCGCTTTGGAATACATCAGCACGCTGGGAACTGAATTCCTTTGGAATGTTCAATTCAAGCCAGGAAATGCAGCACACATCAAGTTTTGGAAGGCTATTGGTTGAGTAACACACATCTGATGGTAGACTTCCCTAACCATTTCAACATCACCCTGGACAAGAAATCATCTATTGCTCAAAACAGAACTAATAATTATTGGGTATTGCACCTAAGAAGAGCCGTTCAAGACTTGGAAATGACGGGAAGTTTGGTGGAGTTGCTAGCAAAAATTGAGTCTTTTAACAGTATAAGATGCCCCTGACAGTATGAATTAGAGTAACAAGGGCACTTCCACTGTTAAAGAATGCTACATGCTACTATGCTCTCAGAACCAAGTCATTGACACTTGGCCGTGGAAGTTGATTTCGAGGACAAAACTCCTCGTCAAGGTTATATGTTTCAACTGGTCTGTGGTATGCTCTCTGGGATGCATGCCTCCCTCTGGACAACCTTAATAGGAGATGCTTTCAGCTGGTCAACAGGTGTTACTTCTGTAGGTGCTCCCATGGATCTGTCAATCACCTATTTCTGCATTGTCCTGTAGCCAGAGACCTTTGAATGTGTTTCTCAGTTTCATTGGTTTAAGCTGGGTTGCCTCAGGGATTGAAAGAGGCACAACTGTGCTGGAGCTTGCGGAATGTGGGTACAGCCATCAAGAAAATCTGGCTTATGATTCCTTCAGCTATTCAATCGATGAGAGAAATAGAAGATGTTCTGATGGCATATCAACTCTAGTTCCTCTGTCAAAGCCATTTGCTTAACTAATCTTTTGAATTGAACAAGATGTCCACAGTAAACAGCACGTGGAGAGTTTTCAGATTTTGTTAGTTCTCTTGTTCTCTAGCTGGCAGATTGAGATATTTCATTGAGGCACTCTCTAAATTAACATCTACTTGATGCTTTCAAATGAATCCTTTACTtcatcaaaagaaataaaaaaagatctGAACCTCTTAAGGTAAACCCACCTACTCTACCTTaacttttatgtatattttttggaGATTAAGGATGCTTATGGTATTGTTAGGCggttggaaagttaaacttaatGGTACTTAGTTTCCACCATTAATGGAAATCATTCGGTGGATGTGGAAGatgatcaaatatattttgagaaagaaaagatGATGGAAGTCTACTTAAAATAGCCACAGTTACCCCAGTTTTTTTGGAGTGAGGGTAACACTACCATGTAGAGCAAGTCAACTTGAATTAGCCACAGTTGTACACAACTTTCTGGAGTGAGGGTGACCCTGCCAAGTAGAACAAGTCTACTTGCAACAAGCCACAATTATGATAGACTTCAGTGACGTTAAGTGCTTGACTGTTATTACAGATTATACAATTTTCAGTTATTATTTTCTCTCAGCTTTCAGTTAATAATTTTCGGTTTGAGATGTATCTATGATATTTGTGCATTTCATATTGTATTCATCTTGTCCCACCACTTAGTAGGTCGTCTATGAGACTCAGTGTATTATAACAGTGTACTAAGCGCTCACGAGCCTCTTTACCTCAAAAATGGATAAGACCAAGCTTAGTAACTCCAATTAAATGTTGCATTGTCCTCAACATCATTCGCTTTCCTTTCGGTGGGAGCTTCACCCTTCATTTCGATCATTCTGCTGTATGCCCCAAGAACATATGAAGTTCCTCTCCTTACTCTAGCTGGATAATAACTAGTTTCAGACCTAGCAAGTTTCAGTTATGATTGGGagattttacatatatatatatatatagggattTTTGATAGCTGCTTTAAGCTATTCAGTTGGGACGTATGTTTAACTATTTTAGTATTGTGCAGGTTATTTGACTATAATTGCTAGCTCTTAAGATACTTCATTGATTTATAAAGTTACTCAATTTCAATCCAATGGTTCGCTCAACTGGGGTAGTTAGTCAGGTGTTGATTAAACGTCCATATTTTGGATTGTGACACAAATAAGCTAAACGGTAGGTTGAGCACCAAAGGGCATGCACTTTCAAGGTAAGTAATGCACAAATATCGGAAGTTCATGTTTGTTTGATGAGAATGAAGCAGATGAAGATAAAAGGCATACATGCTGCAACCCACAAGCCTAATATATTGTTCCTTGGAGATAACTAAAACAGTTGAAGCACTCATGTACAACACAAgatatttatttctatatatcgATCTCTAATCACTTAAACTATGATTTGCATTACCTAGAGTTTTCTAGTATACGCTGGTGACACCTCCTCATCAAAATTGTTCTCATTACTCTCCTACTATCTTACTCTATCTTATTCTTCGATTTTATTGTCACCTTGATTTCGGCTAACCATCGTAGCTTATGGAGTTCTCAATGTCTGTGCTTGGAGTAAATTCTCGCCGGTGCAGatgaaaaacaacaaagaaacaGGAGCTCCGAAAGTTTCTATTTTTCAGTTTTCTAAccaagaaacaaagaaaattaacaaTTCATACACCAATTTCCActccaacaaaataaaaaccaaaaattGTCAAATTACAGCTTCCTCTGTTATTCCAAGCCTTACCCAGAAATAAAAAACGTATAAACTTGCAAGCAGATATCTAATCTGTGAACATTTTGACGTCAAATTGATAAGAGAATtcagaaaagaatgaaaatgcaTAAGAGAAGAGAGGAGAAGGGGGTTGATTCATACTCGGATCTTGGCGAGAACGCCTTTCTTCTCTAGGGTTCGGGTGACGAGGGTTTTGAGGTCCATCATTTCTCTTGTATAATCATCCATTTCTCTTTCCCGGGGATTCTTCTTCTGCTGCTGCTGCTCTCTGCCGAAGCTAGAAATGTCTGATTTTTTTCAGGGCTCTCTTCTTGTTACGTTGTGATATTTTTTGTATCCTTAAATTGTTTTCGAAATCTTAAAAAAGTTTAACAAAGTGATGGGGGTGGGGCCTTAAAAAAGTGAAGATAACAACGGTTGGTATAGGGAAATATAAGTATTGCACTTTGACACTTtaattttagggaaaagggtcaaaaatatccctcaactttgttttattaGTTGATTATATTCATGctgttaaaataaagttatctATACCCTCACCGTCACTAATTTCACCATTTACACCCCTCAATTGACGGAAATCTCAAATAACTCAAattaacacatttttttaataaaaaaagactCATTCCCATTTTAAACCCAATTTCCTGACCCACCCGTATAACCTGTCAACTAATAACACAAAtccctcttttctcttctctcctcTTCTCTCTTCAAACTTGTGCACATATCGAAAAAAGCTTCAACAAAAAGTTCACATGATAATTCAAATCGTCAGcctcaaacaagtcgtcaagcATTTGAAGGGTAACTCTCTTCGTTCTCATTCTGTTCTTTCTTCGATTTTGACAAACCGGCGCAAATCGATTTGAATCCCTATTTCTGAATCAATTCATGGGGTATTTATATTCTCAGCTGATTCacagaaaaacaataaaacttcATGTTTTGTCCTCTGCCTCAATGGTGTTAATTCTTCGTCATCATCAAACCGATCTCAACATATAATAACAGAATTCAGTAAAAGAGAATTTTTACCGATTCAATACATTTCTGGCTTATCGACTGGCCAATGTTCAGATACTGTTTTTCAACCTAACCATGAagtcttttatttattcaattcctAATTTTCCTTGTGAGTGAGGTAGAGTTCTGTTTTTTCAATTGTGGTTAACAAGGAGCAATTCTAGCAGGTTTTAGCATGGtctaaacataataaaaatgcTTCTTTTGGATTAGGATTATGGAAAGATGATGCAACTGTCAAGAGCCGATTTGGAGACCACATGTTTAGTAATCGAAATCGAAAGGATTTTTAGCTTTTGCTTGATCAACTTCATTAATCCATCTCTTGTTAAAAAGCTTAGCTATTACTGAAACTAACGAGTCGTCACAACCAAAAACATGTTCTCTTGAGGATGAGAGGTTGCCGAAATTGTGATTTGTGGCTAATTTGGGAGGTTGTTGGACTCTTCGTTGTTTACGCAAATTAGCAGCAGTGAGAGAAGCTTTCGGTTCATCATTTTTTACCCAATGGAGACGGCGGTGGAGGGACAACG includes:
- the LOC107015931 gene encoding protein TONNEAU 1a-like; translated protein: MDDYTREMMDLKTLVTRTLEKKGVLAKIRAELRASVFEAIEEEDRTIEKDEGLPPALLGSCNERAKQLHNSPSGRLLTALICEYFDWAQLNHSLKVYLPECNLQKDSWKSELKEFSSKNGYDLNRNGDSGPLLLDVLEGFLKYENLSQGRGAGRRLTTPDADSLPNLEPRNMRRPSSSSVAGGLPPLGRPGPAAQSSYRRGGSSVSGYRKDEYNWRYDNDELAEDVSRASSALENLQLDRKARNLTTSWRHGGDGMSEEDDRGE